A single region of the Candidatus Protochlamydia amoebophila UWE25 genome encodes:
- a CDS encoding M4 family metallopeptidase: MNNSSLRPAGQRYPVCKTYAPADTSQIKTNYGIQWNYPEPDIKIYTIRGGREICKNNQCATSGDPVAAELYKTVKKVYEFFENIFNFRGIDGQGKIAKLYINWQEHNAQWSCSSETINEVCQFKFNNTFAVTEEVVAHEYFHAIMNRRLTYKGQSGALDESLADVFGIAFKHWSIDKEILENDNNYQLKRQELNDHKTQLVKQQESNDRGIQELNEHKNQLIRQQESNNREIQQINQEVLNIRKIRKTNNHEIQELNKRGFLTLAQHEANNREIQILRHKSQLLEQQKSNKREVKRIDREMLNISKIQVLNEHKLQLLKPQELDNSKIWLINGQILVNRKTWWVGNLRDLSIPSTRKRNYKQDLDEDERDLPRYDEENDYGHMHDNSCIPSHAFYLACQSEGSRTWGMIAQIWFRASQDRTLESNETFETFAHRTIEVAKEFEMADIVQQAWSGVGILSTTSDNTVYDEESEEDQFQTPEYKHAGF; encoded by the coding sequence ATGAACAATTCAAGCTTACGTCCTGCAGGGCAACGTTATCCTGTTTGTAAAACTTATGCTCCAGCAGACACTAGCCAAATAAAAACTAACTATGGAATACAATGGAATTATCCTGAGCCAGATATTAAGATTTACACAATACGTGGTGGGCGAGAAATTTGTAAAAATAATCAATGCGCAACCTCTGGTGATCCTGTCGCTGCAGAACTTTATAAAACTGTAAAGAAAGTTTACGAATTTTTTGAGAACATTTTTAATTTTAGGGGAATTGATGGTCAAGGAAAAATTGCTAAACTTTACATCAATTGGCAAGAACATAATGCTCAGTGGAGTTGCTCTAGCGAAACCATTAACGAAGTGTGCCAGTTCAAATTTAACAATACCTTTGCAGTTACAGAGGAAGTGGTCGCTCATGAATATTTTCACGCCATCATGAACAGAAGGCTCACTTACAAAGGGCAATCAGGTGCCTTGGATGAATCTTTAGCGGATGTATTTGGAATTGCTTTTAAACATTGGTCAATAGATAAAGAAATTTTAGAAAATGACAATAATTATCAGCTTAAACGACAAGAATTAAATGATCATAAAACTCAATTGGTCAAGCAACAAGAGTCAAATGATCGCGGAATTCAAGAGTTAAATGAGCATAAAAATCAATTGATTAGGCAGCAGGAATCAAATAACCGCGAAATTCAGCAAATTAATCAAGAAGTACTAAACATCCGTAAAATTCGAAAGACAAATAATCACGAAATTCAAGAGTTAAATAAGCGTGGTTTTCTGACGCTCGCGCAACATGAGGCAAATAATCGCGAAATTCAAATTTTAAGGCATAAATCTCAATTGTTAGAGCAACAAAAATCAAATAAACGCGAAGTTAAGCGAATTGATCGAGAAATGCTAAACATTTCTAAAATTCAAGTTTTAAATGAGCATAAATTGCAACTGCTCAAGCCACAAGAGTTAGATAATAGTAAAATTTGGTTAATTAATGGACAAATTTTAGTGAATAGGAAAACATGGTGGGTTGGGAACCTTCGCGATCTATCTATTCCATCTACTAGGAAGAGAAATTACAAACAAGATCTTGATGAAGATGAACGAGATTTGCCTAGATACGATGAAGAAAATGATTATGGCCATATGCATGATAACAGCTGCATTCCAAGCCATGCTTTTTATTTAGCGTGTCAATCAGAAGGTAGTAGAACGTGGGGAATGATTGCCCAAATTTGGTTTAGAGCTTCTCAAGATAGAACACTAGAAAGCAATGAAACTTTTGAAACATTCGCTCATAGAACTATAGAAGTAGCTAAAGAATTTGAAATGGCTGATATAGTTCAACAAGCCTGGTCAGGTGTAGGTATTTTATCTACAACCTCTGATAATACTGTTTATGACGAAGAATCCGAAGAAGATCAATTTCAAACTCCTGAATATAAGCATGCTGGCTTTTAA
- a CDS encoding CHAT domain-containing protein, producing the protein MNVNSIQFSTLYNSLIFQSLPKIPILDHVKGLIEAYKTKFVTEENIIISAKWLIEKISQLEDFSIQRECFCRLLKLEVEEIQNLIVRDATSFLNFTTIFYDIQHEQAQELIDLERIVSEIMEAKLTSGQFNFLVPICIIYQRILEHLWLLPYLEFGNHCSNLLAQNKDSILNNMKGWIESLYQLANEKKIEFFIPKNVENSVLRLFEPLSETVAKEIEEQKSAIHKNRKLPLEFLTTMADFYEKQGDFPCAISYAKALLGILTKEFPEMSQNKGLFNKVRMIHENLATWNKSLKQYQIATYHSKEALKITEALNELHEVFIYLKNIGSFYAMQGQGDCALFFYSEAQTIAQNLTDPKIKSRTLVDLAEVYLSLDKNEEAVQCYQDALSLTIERIEQAHIYTRIGHAQANAQRYQTAEEAYHDALNILPPDNFLEAIKIHENLATLFNHLDKYETAIFHAEKILELTQHPSVQIDESQVLNSKFGALTTLGKIYTTIEDRRKGLDYHTQALSVAEKLKTFSEYLGPVYTNLGATSYYLKSDSESINYYIKALEITEDRLKRAKLLINLGHAFYRCGKFSEAVKHYKEAVEISDKTEIKSSSFNGLGLCYINLGNEKKAIQSFENFVCLSQELRNRRKKAIGYHNLGVLYSKTDASLAKKHYQKSIDVYATLHQELKSHHHWQIIFFEEQVKPLLCLEFLFLQQAKNEKALQITDFRRSRALVSAPTEKFQFQKNNSFFSSGLTSQNMQALAHKMSTCLIVYSFASENMDSITIWVIPPEGKITCQQLPLGILKEEFEEATYVFQTFPFIIEPTVAKRRLFLRPKKTRGSTTHAFLDELTRGDPDESTDSAVLKSFKNRLSLWYEALIAPIESYLPKDPQQVVTIVPDGFLSQIPFAAFLDKEGKYFIEKHPISIAPSIEILKLLDEIPKKFSIHSLVIGNPTTLYSKDSLPFAEKEAQKLVSPLLKTAPERILLQNNATVQHVVEGMRNARWIHFACHGLTEAKPEEKLDSHSVFEGLFKLAPDESHPQGYLHAQEIAALTLHSELVFMSTCFSGRGKLHGEGSVGPVWSFLAAGALSTVATYWRLPDSDLILQMVDTFYRHFLGIEVKKLNKAQALQKAMLMAIAQKREKPHLWGAFFLSGLSE; encoded by the coding sequence ATGAATGTAAATTCAATTCAGTTTAGCACGTTATATAATTCTCTTATTTTCCAAAGCTTGCCCAAAATTCCCATATTAGATCATGTAAAAGGTTTAATTGAGGCCTATAAAACAAAATTCGTTACCGAAGAAAATATCATCATCAGTGCCAAATGGCTCATCGAAAAGATCAGTCAATTAGAAGATTTTAGTATCCAGCGTGAATGTTTCTGTCGCTTGCTAAAATTAGAGGTAGAAGAGATACAAAATTTAATAGTACGGGATGCAACGTCTTTTTTAAATTTTACAACAATTTTCTATGATATTCAGCATGAACAAGCCCAAGAGTTAATTGATCTCGAAAGAATCGTCAGTGAAATCATGGAAGCAAAGCTAACTTCAGGTCAATTTAATTTTCTGGTCCCTATTTGCATAATTTACCAACGCATACTAGAGCACCTATGGTTGCTTCCCTATCTTGAATTTGGCAATCACTGTTCAAATCTACTTGCCCAGAATAAAGACTCCATTCTAAACAATATGAAAGGATGGATAGAAAGCCTCTATCAATTAGCTAATGAGAAAAAAATTGAATTTTTTATTCCAAAAAACGTAGAAAATTCTGTTCTAAGGCTTTTTGAGCCACTATCTGAAACTGTCGCAAAAGAAATTGAGGAACAAAAATCAGCCATTCATAAAAATAGAAAATTACCTTTAGAGTTTTTAACAACCATGGCAGATTTTTACGAAAAACAAGGTGATTTTCCTTGTGCTATCTCCTATGCAAAAGCTCTTTTAGGAATTCTAACAAAGGAATTCCCAGAGATGTCACAAAATAAAGGGTTATTTAATAAAGTTAGAATGATTCATGAAAATCTTGCAACGTGGAACAAATCTCTTAAGCAGTATCAAATTGCTACCTATCACAGCAAAGAAGCATTAAAAATAACGGAAGCACTAAATGAGCTTCATGAAGTATTCATTTATTTAAAAAATATAGGCTCTTTTTATGCAATGCAAGGACAAGGTGATTGCGCGCTTTTTTTTTATAGTGAAGCTCAAACGATAGCACAAAATCTAACAGATCCTAAAATTAAAAGCCGAACTCTTGTTGATCTTGCAGAGGTTTATCTTTCCTTAGATAAGAATGAAGAGGCAGTTCAATGTTATCAAGATGCATTAAGCCTGACAATAGAGAGAATCGAACAAGCACACATCTACACTAGGATCGGTCACGCCCAAGCTAACGCCCAACGCTATCAGACAGCTGAAGAGGCTTATCACGACGCATTAAATATTCTCCCGCCAGACAACTTTCTGGAAGCAATAAAAATCCATGAAAACTTAGCCACATTATTTAATCATTTAGACAAATATGAAACAGCTATTTTTCATGCTGAAAAAATTTTAGAGCTAACGCAACATCCATCAGTTCAAATAGATGAATCACAAGTATTAAATAGTAAATTCGGGGCGTTGACAACTCTTGGAAAAATCTATACTACTATTGAAGATCGCAGAAAAGGACTTGATTATCACACGCAAGCTTTAAGTGTCGCTGAAAAATTAAAAACTTTTTCAGAATATTTAGGACCAGTATATACGAATCTCGGTGCTACATCTTACTATTTGAAAAGTGATTCTGAAAGCATAAATTACTATATTAAAGCATTAGAAATAACAGAAGATCGCCTTAAGCGAGCCAAACTTTTAATAAATTTGGGACATGCTTTTTACCGCTGTGGTAAGTTTTCTGAGGCTGTTAAACATTATAAAGAAGCCGTTGAAATAAGCGATAAAACAGAGATAAAAAGCAGCAGCTTTAATGGCTTAGGTTTATGCTACATAAATTTGGGAAACGAGAAGAAAGCGATTCAAAGCTTTGAAAATTTCGTTTGTTTATCTCAGGAGTTACGAAATCGCCGCAAAAAAGCAATAGGCTATCATAATTTAGGGGTACTATATAGTAAAACTGATGCTAGCCTAGCAAAGAAACATTATCAAAAAAGTATTGACGTTTACGCAACCTTACATCAAGAACTTAAAAGTCATCACCATTGGCAAATTATTTTTTTTGAAGAACAAGTAAAACCGCTTTTATGTCTGGAATTTCTTTTTTTACAACAGGCTAAAAATGAAAAAGCTTTGCAGATCACAGATTTTAGACGTTCGCGTGCCTTAGTTTCCGCTCCGACAGAAAAATTCCAATTTCAGAAAAATAACTCTTTTTTTTCTTCTGGGCTCACATCTCAAAACATGCAAGCCCTTGCTCACAAGATGAGCACTTGCTTGATCGTTTACTCTTTTGCTTCCGAAAATATGGACAGCATCACTATTTGGGTTATTCCTCCGGAAGGTAAAATAACCTGCCAGCAGCTGCCCTTAGGAATTTTGAAAGAAGAGTTTGAAGAAGCAACTTACGTTTTTCAAACGTTTCCTTTTATCATTGAGCCAACAGTTGCTAAAAGAAGACTCTTTCTTCGTCCAAAAAAAACTCGCGGCTCCACTACCCATGCTTTTTTAGATGAGTTAACCCGAGGAGATCCCGATGAGAGTACAGACTCTGCCGTTTTAAAATCTTTTAAAAATCGCCTTTCTCTTTGGTATGAAGCCCTTATTGCGCCAATTGAATCTTATCTTCCTAAAGACCCTCAACAAGTCGTCACCATTGTTCCAGACGGTTTTCTATCTCAAATTCCCTTCGCTGCCTTTTTAGATAAAGAAGGAAAATATTTCATAGAAAAACATCCCATTTCCATTGCTCCTTCCATTGAAATACTCAAATTATTAGATGAAATTCCTAAAAAATTCTCAATACATTCTCTCGTCATTGGAAATCCCACAACACTCTATTCAAAAGACTCGTTACCATTTGCAGAAAAAGAAGCACAAAAATTAGTTTCTCCTCTCCTTAAAACAGCTCCAGAAAGAATTCTCTTACAAAACAACGCTACTGTTCAACATGTTGTAGAAGGAATGCGGAATGCACGCTGGATTCATTTTGCTTGTCATGGATTGACAGAGGCAAAGCCGGAAGAAAAGCTTGATTCGCATTCTGTTTTTGAAGGGCTTTTCAAGCTCGCTCCCGATGAAAGCCATCCTCAAGGGTATCTCCATGCACAAGAAATTGCGGCGCTTACACTTCATTCGGAGTTGGTTTTCATGAGTACATGTTTTTCTGGCAGAGGCAAGCTTCACGGGGAAGGAAGCGTCGGCCCCGTCTGGTCCTTTCTTGCAGCCGGAGCACTGTCAACGGTGGCAACTTATTGGAGACTACCGGACAGCGATCTAATCCTTCAGATGGTTGACACCTTTTATCGCCACTTTTTGGGTATAGAGGTAAAAAAATTAAACAAAGCCCAAGCATTGCAAAAAGCCATGCTGATGGCCATTGCGCAAAAACGAGAAAAACCTCATCTATGGGGAGCTTTTTTCTTATCGGGACTAAGTGAATGA
- a CDS encoding trypsin-like peptidase domain-containing protein: MWPISSGLQPYSIPYPDNNEFNKAEMRVGEYKSMQDDTIRAFIDNLYCATYPIYGSWGSFQGNCFAIAPDLLLTCRHCLEEGEIRGTFGTGKLIFDGIRYCGLDFAVLWVEGGRFNPVTLDSDSDVEESIQMYHKTEGLSLNKYVKLFTSESKPYAMPGNFVFSQTTDPGETGAPRMSLRNGYVNIMHQGNGEGLTMNAFYAILMQAQNEGNGNANYILSKIKMEHLATRIVNWSSLIIRSGDIKEEKPKINEDVRICDPNNPRKVLATFHCREVGEGKGNRWITIHKKGIANSEITYAISPNPHVNKTYKNDGEKKFYRTLAVSIGTYYLSNKTYPIEGAIKLYNQNFILTKYSIDF, from the coding sequence ATGTGGCCGATTTCCAGTGGCTTACAGCCTTATTCCATTCCTTACCCCGACAATAATGAGTTCAATAAAGCAGAAATGCGAGTTGGTGAATACAAATCGATGCAAGATGATACCATAAGAGCTTTTATAGACAATCTTTATTGTGCAACCTACCCTATTTACGGAAGCTGGGGTTCATTCCAAGGGAATTGTTTTGCCATAGCTCCAGATCTCCTACTGACATGTCGACACTGTTTAGAAGAAGGAGAAATCAGAGGAACTTTTGGAACAGGGAAACTTATTTTTGATGGAATTAGGTATTGTGGGCTAGATTTCGCTGTCTTATGGGTGGAAGGAGGCCGATTCAATCCAGTCACTTTAGATTCAGACAGCGATGTAGAGGAATCGATTCAAATGTATCATAAAACAGAAGGTTTATCTTTAAATAAGTATGTAAAGCTTTTTACTTCTGAGAGTAAACCTTATGCTATGCCAGGAAATTTTGTCTTTTCTCAAACAACAGATCCTGGGGAAACTGGAGCCCCTAGAATGTCTCTGCGGAACGGATATGTCAACATTATGCACCAGGGGAATGGTGAAGGGCTAACAATGAATGCATTTTACGCAATACTTATGCAGGCACAGAATGAAGGTAATGGCAATGCTAATTATATTCTTTCAAAAATCAAAATGGAGCATTTAGCGACAAGAATTGTAAATTGGTCATCTTTAATAATAAGATCAGGAGATATAAAAGAAGAGAAGCCAAAAATAAATGAAGATGTAAGGATTTGTGATCCAAATAATCCACGGAAAGTACTTGCTACATTTCATTGTAGAGAAGTAGGCGAAGGAAAAGGCAATAGGTGGATTACAATTCACAAGAAAGGAATAGCAAATTCTGAAATTACTTATGCAATCAGTCCCAACCCTCATGTTAATAAAACATACAAAAATGATGGGGAAAAAAAATTTTATCGAACATTGGCAGTATCAATAGGGACATATTATTTATCGAACAAGACTTACCCTATTGAAGGGGCTATTAAATTATATAATCAAAATTTTATTCTCACTAAATACTCAATTGATTTTTAA
- a CDS encoding transposase: MKKNFPEEPITRNLKEVDAEIPLAEVCRKHGVNAASYYQWKAKLSGMEFF; encoded by the coding sequence ATGAAGAAAAATTTCCCAGAAGAACCAATTACTAGAAACTTAAAAGAAGTTGACGCTGAAATACCACTTGCAGAAGTTTGTCGCAAGCACGGGGTCAACGCAGCTTCTTATTATCAATGGAAAGCAAAATTAAGTGGAATGGAATTTTTTTGA